In Roseovarius sp. EL26, the genomic window TGACAGATCGAGGACCGGAAGGTGGTGAAATCATGCTTGCCGAGCAGATAAGCCGCGCCTTTGCGCATGGCATCTACATCCAGTGGGTGCGGCACCTGCCAGACCTGTCCACGATCATGCACGGCGGGCGCGCGCCGCATCAAGACGCGGAATAAATAGCGTCGTTCCATCGCGGAAAACCTTGCGTGCCAGTCATCCTCAACCAAAGCGCAGGCTGTGATGGCCACGGGATCGGGTTTGAGGTGGTAATTCAGGGCCTCATTCAGGCGAAACGGATTCCAGTCCTTGATCATATCGCAATGGGCCACCTGCGCGGTGGCATGCACGCCTGCATCAGTGCGGCCTGCGGCGGCGATGGTATGGTCGCGTGGCTCAAGCTTGGCAAGGGCCGCTTCGATCGCGCCTTGCACCGTCGGAAGGTCATTCTGTCGCTGCCACCCGGCAAAGGGCGCGCCATTATATTCGACTTTGAGGGCGTATCTGGGCATGTTTGGGCAATAGCGCGGCTGTGACATGGGAACAATCCCTTAAAGCTCCCCTCTGGCACGCGGGACAATCGATGACTATCTTGGGGATAGTACCGGAGAGGGAGCAGGTTTTGGTGATCTCCACTATTGCAGACGGTTTGACGCGCAGTGTCGAAAGCGTGACTGATTCCGTGTCTGAGGCATTTTTTGAGCCGGTGATCCGTCTGGGTGTCACCGGGTTGGCACGGGCGGGCAAGACGGTGTTTATCACATCGCTTGTGGCCAATCTGATGGACCGGGGGCGGATGCCTGGGCTGCGTGCGGCGGCGGATGGGCGGATTGTGGCGGCGTTTTTGCAGCCCCAACCCAATGATACTGTGCCACGGTTCGATTTTGAGGCGCATCTGGCGGCGCTGACTTCGCCCGAGCCACACTGGCCGGACAGTACGCGCGCGGTGTCGGAACTGCGTTTGTCGCTGAGAGTGCAGCCCAATGGGTTGTTGTCGGGCATGTCGGGGCCACGCACGGTGCATCTGGATATTGTCGATTACCCCGGTGAATGGCTTTTGGATCTGGGATTGTTGGATAAATCCTATGCCGAGTGGTCGGCTTTGGCGTTGGAGCGTTTGAAAATACGGCCGGGTAGCGACCCGTATCTTGCGTTGATCGGACAGGTGGATGCGACTGGTCCATTGGAGGAACCTGCAGCACAAGCGCTGGCGGCGACGTTCACCGCACATTTGCACGCGGCGCGTGATGCGGGGTATTCCGATTGCAGCCCGGGGCGGTTTTTGCTGCCCGGTGATCTGGCGGGATCGCCTGCATTGAC contains:
- the truA gene encoding tRNA pseudouridine(38-40) synthase TruA, whose protein sequence is MPRYALKVEYNGAPFAGWQRQNDLPTVQGAIEAALAKLEPRDHTIAAAGRTDAGVHATAQVAHCDMIKDWNPFRLNEALNYHLKPDPVAITACALVEDDWHARFSAMERRYLFRVLMRRAPAVHDRGQVWQVPHPLDVDAMRKGAAYLLGKHDFTTFRSSICQAASPVKTLDVLDISEASGVSGPEIHFHLRARSFLHNQVRSFVGTLERVGSGAWAPEDVKTALEACERSACGPVCPPQGLYLAGVEYPDDPFGKIAL